The following are encoded together in the Conger conger chromosome 11, fConCon1.1, whole genome shotgun sequence genome:
- the LOC133140072 gene encoding trace amine-associated receptor 2-like — protein sequence MLSLNATVPLSVDFDRPEDYFIFLFHIIFATSAVLLAGSVVIGISSTKSLRRQNRFIFMLNTSISDTLVGFSVYYLGLFDVQEGFPSRNGTYYILPTLLGVNVFTFLFAQFDRYVAVCYPFFYDSYITQPVAVGACVYSWVHSYSILLAMNVVPISIAAKISAFSIVALQIVVITKILMTIKLYVIARYQIGRDPPSADKENKKESLRIIVFVVISFLALWFPAFINIIVKQQRLRAVRFRNEATNLFAIMARFNALTTPAVYVWGSPALREAVKRAVWGRVCPKRKRR from the coding sequence ATGCTCTCGCTCAACGCCACCGTTCCCCTCTCGGTCGACTTCGATCGCCCTGAAGACTACTTCATTTTTCTCTTCCATATTATTTTCGCTACGAGCGCGGTCCTCCTCGCGGGCTCAGTGGTCATTGGAATCTCGAGCACGAAGAGTCTTCGGCGTCAgaacagatttattttcatgCTCAACACCAGCATTAGCGACACTCTTGTCGGATTCTCTGTGTATTATCTTGGTCTATTTGACGTACAGGAAGGATTCCCGTCAAGGAACGGTACATACTACATTCTACCTACTCTTCTTGGAGTAAATGTCTTTACTTTCTTGTTCGCGCAGTTTGACCGTTACGTCGCTGTGTGCTATCCCTTCTTTTACGACAGTTACATCACGCAGCCCGTTGCGGTTGGAGCCTGCGTCTACAGCTGGGTCCACTCGTATTCAATATTACTGGCAATGAATGTGGTTCCCATTTCAATAGCTGCAAAAATAAGCGCATTTAGCATTGTGGCCTTACAGATTGTAGTCATCACTAAAATTCTAATGACTATAAAGCTGTATGTAATTGCCAGATATCAGATTGGACGAGACCCACCAAGCGCCGACAAGGAGAACAAGAAGGAATCACTGAGGATAATAGTGTTTGTAGTTATATCTTTCCTAGCCCTATGGTTTCCCGCGTTCATCAATATTATTGTGAAGCAGCAAAGGCTTCGCGCAGTCAGATTTAGAAACGAAGCGACTAACCTCTTTGCCATTATGGCGCGCTTTAACGCACTTACCACGCCCGCCGTGTACGTCTGGGGAAGCCCCGCGCTGCGCGAGGCTGTGAAGAGAGCCGTGTGGGGGAGAGTGTGCCCGAAGCGGAAACGCAGGTAG